Proteins encoded within one genomic window of Candidatus Baltobacteraceae bacterium:
- a CDS encoding DUF3553 domain-containing protein, translating into MLLETEILNDAQAAAVRKTDGPVLIFAGAGSGKTRVLTHRIAYLLGDLRVEPDHILAVTFTNKAAGEMKSRLQTMVGSVARDIWVGTFHAMCVRILRRDGSRIGIAPNFAIIDDTDQRQLVKEILDDLDYDERQLAAGACLAEIGKAKNALMWPEAYAEKQTSFVGERIANVYTEYQRRLAESNSLDFDDLIVRTIDLLERDKATREKYQRRFEYVLVDEYQDVNAAQYRLIALLAAHHGNITVVGDDDQSIYSWRGSDYRMILRFEDDFRGASIFKLEENYRSTQRILDAANALVANNLTRAAKRLFTQRGVGDPITVYPAATERDEARYVVEKVKNLVRDGSAYRDFLVLYRTNAQSRVFEEALLAEGIPYRVVGGVGFYARAEIKDVIAYLRYILNPSDALAFKRIVNVPRRGIGQQTLAALVQAATAAHLSVGEAIFDGELLRTAVPKKLKELERFAELVASFRKRAESMGVADLLVNVMEDSGYVRELQTEDTHDARARLENLHELVGVAREYENNDPDPSLGGFLANIALISDLDALEEEASYVTLMTMHGAKGLEFSSVFLTGLEEGVFPHSRALADTHELEEERRLAYVGVTRARDRLFLSYAFRRALFGNTYAYPKSRFLEEMPELEILESDSVPLPRPSGGRWREVAIHESAGAGVHLGLETGDKVRHPKWGEGTIQNLVGAGGDGLVTIDFPNVGQKMLMLKYAPLEKV; encoded by the coding sequence ATGCTCCTGGAGACGGAAATACTCAACGACGCGCAAGCCGCGGCCGTTCGGAAGACTGATGGCCCGGTTTTAATTTTCGCCGGCGCGGGCAGCGGGAAAACGCGCGTTTTGACCCATCGGATCGCCTATCTTTTGGGCGATCTGCGCGTCGAGCCCGACCACATTCTGGCCGTGACCTTTACCAACAAGGCCGCCGGCGAGATGAAATCGCGCTTGCAGACCATGGTGGGATCGGTCGCTCGCGACATATGGGTCGGCACCTTCCACGCCATGTGCGTGCGCATTCTGCGCCGCGACGGCTCGCGCATCGGCATCGCGCCGAACTTTGCGATCATCGACGATACCGATCAGCGCCAGCTCGTTAAGGAAATTCTCGACGATCTCGACTACGACGAGCGCCAGCTCGCGGCCGGCGCGTGTTTGGCCGAAATCGGCAAAGCCAAGAACGCGCTGATGTGGCCCGAGGCGTACGCCGAGAAGCAAACGTCGTTCGTCGGCGAGCGCATCGCTAACGTCTATACGGAGTACCAGCGGCGCCTGGCGGAGTCGAATTCACTCGACTTCGACGATCTCATCGTGCGGACGATCGATCTGCTCGAACGCGACAAGGCGACGCGCGAGAAGTATCAGCGCCGCTTCGAGTACGTGCTCGTCGACGAGTACCAGGACGTCAATGCCGCGCAATACCGGCTGATCGCCCTGCTGGCGGCGCATCACGGCAACATCACGGTCGTCGGCGACGACGATCAGTCGATCTATTCGTGGCGCGGCAGCGACTATCGCATGATCCTGCGCTTCGAAGACGACTTCCGCGGCGCGAGCATCTTCAAGCTCGAGGAAAACTATCGCAGCACGCAGCGGATTCTCGATGCCGCGAACGCGCTGGTCGCCAACAACCTGACGCGCGCGGCCAAGCGGCTCTTTACGCAGCGAGGCGTCGGCGATCCGATCACGGTGTATCCGGCCGCGACCGAACGCGACGAAGCTCGCTACGTGGTCGAAAAGGTCAAGAATCTCGTTCGCGACGGTTCGGCCTATCGCGACTTCCTGGTGCTCTACCGCACCAACGCGCAATCGCGCGTCTTTGAAGAAGCGCTGCTCGCCGAAGGCATTCCCTACCGCGTCGTCGGCGGCGTCGGTTTCTACGCGCGTGCCGAGATCAAAGACGTCATCGCGTACTTGCGCTACATACTCAACCCGTCCGACGCGCTAGCGTTCAAGCGTATCGTCAACGTACCGCGGCGCGGCATCGGTCAGCAAACGCTGGCAGCGCTCGTGCAGGCGGCGACGGCCGCGCACCTGTCGGTAGGCGAAGCGATTTTCGACGGCGAGCTCCTCCGTACGGCTGTGCCCAAGAAGCTCAAGGAGCTCGAGCGATTTGCGGAGCTCGTTGCGAGTTTCCGTAAGCGCGCCGAGTCGATGGGCGTAGCCGATCTGCTCGTCAACGTGATGGAAGATTCGGGTTACGTACGCGAGCTTCAGACCGAAGATACGCACGACGCGCGGGCGCGGCTTGAGAATTTGCACGAGCTCGTCGGCGTCGCACGCGAATACGAAAACAATGACCCGGATCCGTCGCTCGGCGGCTTCCTGGCGAACATCGCGCTCATCAGCGATCTCGACGCACTCGAAGAGGAAGCGTCGTACGTTACGCTCATGACGATGCACGGCGCTAAGGGACTCGAGTTCTCCAGCGTTTTCTTGACCGGTTTGGAAGAGGGCGTGTTCCCACACAGCCGGGCGTTGGCCGACACGCACGAGCTGGAAGAGGAACGCCGTTTGGCCTACGTGGGCGTTACCCGCGCTCGCGACCGGCTCTTCCTGAGCTATGCGTTCAGACGCGCGTTGTTCGGCAACACGTACGCGTATCCGAAATCGCGATTCCTCGAAGAAATGCCCGAGTTAGAGATCCTCGAGAGCGACAGCGTTCCGCTGCCGCGTCCCTCGGGCGGCCGCTGGCGCGAAGTCGCGATTCACGAATCGGCCGGCGCGGGCGTGCATCTCGGCCTGGAGACCGGCGATAAGGTGCGTCATCCCAAATGGGGCGAGGGCACGATTCAAAACCTCGTCGGTGCCGGCGGCGACGGCTTGGTAACGATCGATTTTCCGAACGTCGGCCAAAAAATGCTGATGCTGAAGTACGCTCCGCTCGAAAAAGTGTAA
- a CDS encoding glycosyltransferase family 4 protein, which yields MEELTDHMLPPRALFLGSYPPRECGIATFTKDVVDSYNRAFGVSSEVIAIDEPGGEVRRYGPEVVARIAEQDRFSYAGMARFVNRSAAQLINVQHEYGLFGGDRGEWLIDFLSALEKPAVLTMHTVLPEPDETMLRVTRELCAHASRVVSLSQTGRDLLETVYGIDPATLRVIHHGVPDVPFQSTDAAKASFGIGQRTVISTFGLISRGKGLEYAIEAMRTVVKRHPEVLYLILGETHPVVRRREGESYRESVQALVREYGLQYNVQLVDRYLDFDELVGYLQATDIYLTPYLNPVQIVSGTLAYAVGCGKAIVSTPYLYAQELLAHNRGFLCEFRDADSIARQLTMLLDDPALRRATERRAYRFGRQMTWPHVAVEYGNLFLELAPPESLELVSTA from the coding sequence GTGGAGGAGCTGACCGACCATATGCTGCCGCCGCGTGCCCTATTCTTAGGTTCATATCCGCCCCGTGAGTGCGGTATTGCTACCTTTACCAAGGACGTCGTCGACTCGTACAACCGTGCGTTCGGCGTCTCGAGCGAGGTCATCGCGATCGACGAGCCCGGCGGCGAAGTCCGCCGGTACGGACCCGAAGTCGTCGCCCGCATCGCCGAGCAAGACCGCTTCAGCTATGCCGGTATGGCGCGCTTCGTCAACCGCAGCGCGGCGCAGCTGATCAACGTTCAGCACGAATACGGACTATTCGGCGGCGATCGCGGCGAGTGGCTGATCGACTTTCTGAGCGCGCTGGAGAAGCCCGCCGTCCTGACGATGCACACCGTGCTGCCCGAACCGGACGAAACGATGCTGCGCGTCACGCGCGAGCTGTGCGCGCACGCTTCGCGCGTCGTCTCGCTTTCGCAAACCGGGCGCGATTTGCTCGAAACCGTCTACGGGATCGATCCCGCCACTCTGCGCGTCATCCACCACGGCGTTCCCGACGTTCCGTTCCAAAGCACCGACGCCGCCAAAGCGTCGTTCGGCATCGGTCAGCGGACGGTCATCTCGACGTTCGGCTTGATCAGCCGCGGCAAAGGCCTCGAATACGCGATCGAGGCGATGCGCACGGTCGTCAAACGCCATCCCGAAGTGCTCTACCTCATTCTTGGCGAGACGCATCCGGTGGTGCGCCGGCGGGAAGGCGAGTCGTATCGCGAATCGGTGCAGGCGCTGGTACGCGAGTACGGTCTGCAGTACAACGTGCAGCTCGTCGACCGGTACCTCGATTTCGACGAACTCGTCGGCTACTTACAGGCGACTGACATCTATTTGACGCCGTACCTGAATCCGGTGCAGATCGTCAGCGGCACGTTAGCCTATGCGGTCGGTTGCGGAAAAGCGATCGTTTCGACGCCGTATCTCTACGCTCAAGAGCTCCTGGCGCACAATCGCGGCTTCTTGTGCGAGTTCCGCGACGCCGATTCGATCGCGCGTCAACTCACCATGCTGCTCGACGATCCCGCGTTGCGGCGCGCTACGGAGCGCCGCGCGTACCGCTTCGGCCGCCAAATGACGTGGCCGCACGTTGCCGTGGAGTACGGAAATCTGTTCCTGGAACTGGCGCCGCCCGAGTCGCTGGAATTGGTGTCGACCGCTTAG